One Calditrichia bacterium DNA window includes the following coding sequences:
- a CDS encoding T9SS type A sorting domain-containing protein, producing MNHHQTKLLAFAKITVWFFVLSFAAIQQLLAQEVRIRETASGKMIELIAKNGDIISLSPLADDDEDGIDNLLEINGFTYNPADGLQPWNGDSSVVYYRTDPLRWSTDGDPYSDYMEVSGVNMPAGVSSPENDPLVAARPVISIGMTDYDVIPITEISNTSGGEQSSSYTNETSSTDEVGGSVTVGAELNPFKLVSAEVTASYSHTWTSTQSTTSTFGTNWSDTRTTNPSQAARLKLRVFMKNLGSATALDVVPTFNLVLGEKTIATITPNQAANRLEPKGLPNSRYPASGTIAIEKDNQNNDIILTMEELKAIQMGAPLGLVVTQVDANVVRWNPDTQSYDAEVEWSSFESEIDPVVVNVKANLGDDEIYHYQVYVGTDYYTLDYTFSDVLSHIFDVTETGGQTYIDNRLYPDDWYVSTPSAAVINEWNTQGQPGNLLGLSMFRNTQMVMMSPGSSPIANVDLATFSPDFKHVYVSAFPGNFPILSVKAQVTVNGQLREVDLSDSNNALFTNDLPFESPAETTGKVFVENARGDVTESNIVLPALYKNAAEVKEFAGLLPSPGGEFLLFSGGDPDKPAKLFCLFDDPKTGDPLATPREYLTLPNSSDTTNYIDWIQDTFYRRVYFSKIRINPDNFKIDGKDTTFTVREWISTDQGTFYGNEPLFFGSIRLTFAHMDTAFAKVDLSGTPFSLDPFTEFQRASRGAIERISIDETRQKVHIRTDKPVNHSGDSEGFIGLKPDSLTLAYNREFSNVAQDVNLSGNTLAFNRTTANNPGYLNMGNSPTMEASDAITLEAWIRPEASLSSQPVDGIIINREGEFEIARFTDGTIRWAIAVDSPHWVWTNTGYVAKENEWVHIALVYDSNAPEPAIMTYINGNLFHAMKANGIIGDHSSAQNLDDFRIGGRQAFTTPFSGSIDEVRYWHIARSGEQIREALTDTLSADVYGIAQQGIVGYWRFDELEDLGIGGDGADDVRDFSVNGNHGDIVGDVLQGIGITGIDDGIDPALADEFVLYQNYPNPFNPETHIRYQLPKSATVKLEIFNLIGEKVAELASGQQTAGTHTIIWNGRNRFDAQVASGVYLYRLQAGSFVQTRKMILLR from the coding sequence ATGAATCATCATCAAACCAAGCTTTTGGCATTTGCGAAAATTACCGTCTGGTTTTTCGTATTAAGTTTTGCCGCCATACAGCAATTGCTGGCGCAGGAAGTTCGCATTCGCGAAACGGCATCCGGCAAAATGATTGAACTCATCGCGAAAAATGGCGATATCATTTCGCTATCGCCACTGGCGGATGACGACGAAGACGGCATCGATAACTTGTTGGAAATAAACGGATTTACATACAATCCGGCTGACGGACTGCAACCCTGGAACGGCGACAGCAGCGTGGTTTATTACAGAACCGATCCGCTGCGTTGGAGCACCGACGGCGATCCGTATAGCGATTATATGGAAGTTTCCGGCGTAAACATGCCCGCCGGTGTTTCGTCACCGGAAAACGATCCGCTGGTGGCTGCCCGCCCGGTGATCAGCATCGGGATGACCGATTACGACGTCATCCCCATCACCGAAATTTCGAATACGAGCGGCGGCGAGCAAAGCAGCTCATACACGAACGAAACGAGCAGCACGGACGAGGTTGGCGGCAGCGTAACTGTCGGCGCAGAACTCAATCCGTTTAAGCTGGTCAGTGCGGAAGTGACTGCATCCTATTCCCACACCTGGACGAGCACCCAAAGCACCACGAGCACTTTCGGCACCAACTGGAGCGACACGCGAACAACCAATCCCAGCCAGGCTGCACGACTGAAGTTGCGGGTTTTTATGAAAAATCTTGGCAGCGCAACGGCGTTGGATGTTGTTCCGACCTTCAATCTGGTGCTCGGGGAAAAAACCATCGCGACAATCACGCCGAACCAGGCAGCCAATCGGCTGGAACCGAAAGGTTTGCCCAACAGCCGTTATCCGGCGTCCGGCACAATTGCCATCGAAAAAGACAATCAAAATAACGACATCATTTTAACGATGGAAGAATTGAAAGCCATCCAAATGGGTGCGCCGCTGGGTTTGGTGGTCACACAGGTGGATGCAAACGTGGTGCGCTGGAATCCTGATACGCAAAGTTACGATGCTGAAGTGGAGTGGTCGAGCTTCGAAAGCGAGATTGATCCGGTGGTCGTGAATGTCAAAGCCAACCTCGGTGACGACGAAATTTATCACTATCAGGTGTATGTCGGCACGGATTATTACACGCTGGATTACACGTTCAGCGATGTGCTCTCCCATATTTTTGATGTGACCGAAACCGGCGGACAAACCTACATCGACAACCGGTTGTATCCGGATGACTGGTATGTTTCAACGCCATCGGCGGCAGTGATTAACGAATGGAATACTCAGGGTCAGCCGGGCAATTTGCTCGGTCTGAGCATGTTCCGCAATACCCAAATGGTGATGATGAGTCCCGGCAGTTCGCCAATTGCGAATGTCGATCTGGCGACGTTTTCACCGGATTTCAAGCATGTTTACGTGAGTGCGTTTCCCGGCAACTTCCCGATTTTATCGGTGAAAGCGCAGGTGACGGTAAACGGCCAGCTTCGCGAAGTCGATTTGAGTGACAGCAATAACGCATTGTTTACCAATGACTTACCGTTTGAATCTCCGGCAGAAACCACCGGCAAAGTGTTCGTCGAGAACGCTCGCGGCGATGTGACAGAATCAAATATTGTCCTACCGGCACTTTACAAAAACGCAGCCGAAGTAAAGGAATTTGCGGGTTTGTTACCGAGTCCCGGCGGCGAATTTTTGCTTTTCTCCGGCGGCGATCCCGATAAACCGGCGAAATTATTTTGCCTGTTCGACGATCCAAAAACCGGAGATCCACTCGCCACACCGCGCGAATATTTGACACTGCCAAACAGCAGCGACACAACAAATTACATCGACTGGATTCAGGATACGTTCTACCGCCGGGTGTATTTCTCAAAAATCCGCATCAATCCGGACAATTTCAAAATTGACGGAAAGGATACAACCTTCACGGTTCGCGAATGGATCAGCACGGATCAGGGCACATTTTATGGCAATGAACCGCTATTTTTTGGCAGCATCCGGTTGACCTTTGCGCACATGGACACCGCATTCGCAAAGGTCGATTTGAGCGGCACACCGTTCTCGCTCGATCCGTTCACCGAATTCCAGCGGGCAAGTCGCGGCGCGATTGAGCGGATTTCCATCGATGAAACCCGCCAAAAAGTTCACATCCGGACAGACAAACCGGTAAATCATAGCGGCGATTCCGAAGGATTTATCGGGCTGAAACCCGATTCACTCACGCTGGCATACAACCGCGAATTTTCGAATGTCGCGCAAGATGTCAACCTGTCCGGCAATACGCTGGCATTTAATCGCACCACCGCCAACAATCCGGGATATTTGAATATGGGCAATTCTCCCACCATGGAAGCCAGCGACGCCATCACGCTGGAAGCGTGGATTCGTCCGGAAGCCAGCCTTTCCAGTCAGCCGGTTGACGGCATCATCATCAATCGCGAAGGCGAATTTGAAATTGCGCGTTTCACGGATGGCACCATTCGCTGGGCAATCGCGGTTGATTCGCCGCATTGGGTATGGACCAACACCGGATACGTTGCGAAAGAAAATGAATGGGTACACATCGCGTTGGTATACGACAGCAACGCACCGGAACCGGCGATCATGACCTACATCAACGGCAACCTGTTTCACGCGATGAAAGCCAACGGGATCATCGGCGATCACAGCAGTGCCCAAAATCTGGATGATTTTCGCATCGGCGGACGACAGGCATTCACCACGCCGTTTAGCGGCTCAATTGACGAAGTGCGTTACTGGCATATCGCACGCAGCGGCGAACAGATTCGCGAAGCGCTGACCGATACGCTATCCGCAGATGTTTACGGCATCGCGCAGCAGGGCATCGTCGGTTACTGGCGATTTGATGAACTGGAAGATTTGGGCATCGGCGGCGATGGCGCAGATGACGTGCGCGATTTTTCCGTAAACGGCAATCACGGCGATATCGTCGGGGATGTGCTGCAGGGCATCGGCATTACCGGCATTGATGACGGCATCGATCCGGCGCTTGCGGATGAATTTGTGCTGTATCAAAACTACCCGAACCCGTTCAACCCGGAAACACATATTCGCTACCAATTGCCGAAATCTGCTACAGTGAAGCTGGAAATTTTCAACCTGATCGGGGAAAAAGTAGCCGAATTAGCGAGCGGGCAGCAAACCGCGGGCACACACACGATTATCTGGAATGGCAGAAACCGGTTCGATGCGCAGGTAGCTAGCGGCGTGTATTTATACCGGTTGCAGGCGGGTAGTTTTGTGCAAACCCGGAAGATGATTTTGCTGCGATAA
- a CDS encoding RecX family transcriptional regulator — protein sequence MPTVIHMEFKRRRPERFIVYLDDGEGRWFSPETVLKHSISPGKSFGETEFAEIQLEDGIRRAKDQLLSYLSRRPHSRRELLLKALQKGFETAHIDPALDDLERLELVNDRQFCHQFIQNELLLRPCSKNLLQDKLMKRGISRDIYLPVLDEYFSDDTQSEIVQELADKFLARNAHLPGRKRAEKLIRHLQAKGFEWSYISDVLENARLNTDDETE from the coding sequence ATGCCAACTGTCATTCACATGGAATTCAAGCGGCGGCGTCCGGAGCGATTTATCGTGTATCTGGATGACGGCGAAGGGCGCTGGTTCAGCCCGGAAACGGTGCTGAAACACAGTATTTCACCCGGAAAATCGTTTGGCGAAACCGAATTTGCCGAAATCCAGTTGGAAGACGGTATCCGTCGCGCGAAAGACCAGTTGCTCAGCTACCTTTCGCGGCGGCCGCACAGCCGGAGAGAGCTGCTGCTCAAAGCTCTGCAAAAAGGATTTGAAACGGCACATATCGATCCGGCGCTGGACGATCTCGAACGGCTGGAATTGGTGAATGACCGCCAATTTTGCCACCAATTTATCCAGAATGAACTGCTGTTGCGCCCGTGCAGCAAAAACTTGCTGCAGGATAAGCTGATGAAACGCGGTATTTCCCGCGATATTTATTTGCCAGTTCTCGATGAATATTTTTCAGATGACACACAATCGGAGATTGTTCAGGAATTGGCGGATAAATTTTTGGCGCGAAACGCGCATTTGCCGGGACGAAAACGCGCCGAAAAGCTCATCCGGCATTTGCAGGCAAAGGGATTTGAGTGGAGCTACATCAGCGATGTGCTGGAAAATGCCCGGCTGAACACCGATGATGAAACGGAATAA
- the recA gene encoding recombinase RecA, with protein MSTENGDKQKAIGLAMTQIERQFGKGSIMRLGDRPKIHMDVISTGSISLDNALGIGGIPRGRIVEIYGPESSGKTTLTLHVIAEAQKTGGLAAFVDAEHALDPVYARKLGVDTVNLLVSQPDNGEQALEIVETLVRSGALDVVVVDSVAALVPRAEIEGEMGDSHMGLQARLMSQALRKLTATVSKSNTCVIFINQLRDKIGVMFGSPETTTGGKALKFYTSIRLDIRRIAAIKNGTDVVGNRTKVKVVKNKLAPPFKECEFDIMYGEGISKYGDLLDLASDMNIVQKSGTWYSHGEDRLGQGRENVKVYLKENQDFAEKIELAVRKKLNLIQEEEMAEVTAETNNKPAKEKK; from the coding sequence ATGAGTACAGAAAACGGTGATAAGCAAAAAGCCATCGGTTTGGCGATGACCCAAATCGAACGCCAGTTTGGCAAAGGCTCGATTATGCGATTGGGCGATCGCCCCAAAATTCATATGGATGTAATTTCCACCGGCTCCATTTCGCTGGACAATGCACTGGGCATCGGCGGAATTCCCCGGGGCAGGATTGTGGAAATTTACGGTCCGGAATCGTCCGGTAAAACCACGCTAACCCTGCATGTCATTGCCGAAGCGCAGAAAACCGGCGGTTTGGCCGCGTTTGTGGACGCGGAGCATGCGCTGGACCCAGTTTATGCCCGCAAATTGGGTGTGGATACGGTCAACCTGCTGGTTTCGCAGCCGGATAACGGCGAGCAGGCGCTGGAAATTGTGGAAACCCTGGTGCGCAGCGGTGCGCTGGATGTGGTTGTGGTGGACTCGGTTGCAGCGCTCGTTCCCCGCGCGGAAATCGAAGGCGAAATGGGTGATTCTCACATGGGTTTGCAGGCACGATTGATGTCGCAGGCGCTACGGAAATTGACTGCAACTGTAAGCAAATCAAATACTTGCGTCATTTTTATCAACCAGCTTCGCGATAAAATCGGCGTGATGTTCGGCAGCCCGGAAACGACCACCGGCGGTAAAGCACTCAAATTTTACACTTCGATCCGGCTGGATATTCGCCGCATTGCCGCTATCAAAAACGGCACGGATGTGGTCGGCAACCGCACCAAAGTCAAGGTTGTCAAAAACAAACTTGCGCCGCCGTTCAAAGAATGCGAATTCGACATCATGTATGGCGAAGGTATTTCCAAATACGGCGACTTGCTGGATTTGGCGAGCGATATGAACATCGTGCAAAAAAGCGGCACCTGGTATAGCCACGGCGAGGACCGGCTCGGTCAGGGACGTGAAAATGTGAAGGTTTATCTCAAAGAAAATCAGGATTTTGCGGAAAAAATTGAACTTGCCGTACGCAAAAAACTAAACCTGATTCAGGAAGAAGAAATGGCCGAAGTCACAGCCGAAACCAATAACAAACCGGCCAAAGAGAAAAAATAA
- a CDS encoding TIGR04282 family arsenosugar biosynthesis glycosyltransferase produces the protein MTKSENLLIIFMKFPRPGAVKTRLQPEISPEGSYRLFRAMCEDLVANLQNSEQFDLQIHFWPPESEAQMRDWLGEHLSFVPQIAGNLGEKMNGAIANSLAAGYRKAAIIGSDLPTLDAARINLAFEKLDSSDAVFGPTNDGGYYLVGMRRANPALFENIPWSTTSVFVKTMEVANSNHISVALLPQESDIDTFDEVRLLWAQWKNRVADAPFPKTIAEIQRFFN, from the coding sequence ATGACTAAATCAGAAAATCTGTTGATTATTTTTATGAAATTTCCGCGCCCCGGTGCGGTTAAAACGCGGTTGCAGCCGGAAATTTCGCCGGAGGGCTCGTACCGGCTGTTTCGCGCAATGTGCGAAGACTTGGTTGCCAACCTTCAAAATAGCGAACAATTTGATCTGCAAATCCACTTTTGGCCGCCGGAAAGCGAAGCGCAAATGCGCGACTGGCTCGGAGAACATCTGTCTTTTGTGCCGCAAATTGCCGGAAATCTGGGTGAAAAAATGAATGGCGCAATTGCCAATTCGCTGGCAGCGGGCTATCGCAAAGCCGCGATTATCGGCAGCGATTTGCCAACGCTGGACGCCGCGCGCATCAACCTCGCATTCGAAAAACTGGACAGCAGCGACGCTGTTTTCGGTCCCACAAATGACGGCGGTTATTACCTCGTCGGGATGCGCCGGGCGAATCCGGCGCTGTTCGAAAATATTCCGTGGAGCACAACATCTGTGTTCGTCAAAACAATGGAAGTTGCGAATTCGAACCATATTTCGGTTGCGCTGCTGCCGCAGGAATCGGACATCGATACATTTGATGAAGTGCGACTGCTTTGGGCGCAATGGAAAAATCGCGTTGCGGACGCACCGTTTCCCAAAACCATCGCCGAAATTCAGCGTTTTTTTAATTGA
- a CDS encoding serine/threonine protein kinase, translating to MDSNRWQKIQEIFDAAAELDAAEQAIFLREKCAGDEALFHEIQSLLAADSQPHSLMESQIAKPELPLSPKEFAGEIIGSYKLVKLIGHGGMGSVYLAERADGQFEQQVALKLIRPGLNSTEILRRFWEERQILARLQHPNIARLLDGGVTENKLPYFTLEYVDGEPVDTYCDRRKLTVDQRLALFLEICDAVQFAHRNLVIHRDLKPGNILVTRDGKVKLLDFGIAKVFGSEDDGESGALTQTGQHVLTPEYASPEQVRGEAVTTASDIYALGMVLYELLSGFRAYKIATRSMAEMERIICSTEPAKPSTTFQPPVAKVTDDHLPDTQQIATARNTNPEKLRRRLSGDLDNICLMALRKEPERRYASVDQFAQDIQRHLNGLPVIARPDTLQYRTQKFVRRHRLGIAFMAILLLVATALTAFYTAKLTHQRDIAVQEARKSEQITRFLTNLFEVADPGESKGRTVTASELLHRGAARIDTELANQPASQAAIQQVIGEVYLSLGLYSEGLELLEKSLATRRKLPDQETPELAKCMISLASALLENGEYPEAEKLLDEAKLLISNKLGDTHYLMAFVVNHLARSRNQQGDFAGAEPLYRQALRIWEQNGQGDSLEASIVMNNLGLLLDERGQYLESEAMYRAAVDIQTRVLGDLHPEITTTMFNLGQLLHKTGKYAAAEEMLLQVVENDRKMLGESHPYLAFDLNSLARVSEVQGNYAVAESLYLRALDIRREALGAEHPDVIFNLNVIGKVLQLQGKYHEANNYYRRALRVGSRFLGEDHPERAHTLRLLSANLMLLDSLDAAEKYLDQVEAIDRKVRGTEHPVYGVDLYERSRLLTIRGDVDKAAELIQRSLEIYRKTYGPEHVALASTMLQMGKIALKQGKVQLADSVFRESLQIYSNKLGAENEQVGWLLMARAQTALAANKVFAAGDFITKGLAILQKRLLPEHPRLLHAQLTKACWLIASGDNQSAEILIQQTQKMLAKQLSPRHRYVREAEALAAEVSVLATQTE from the coding sequence ATGGACAGCAACCGCTGGCAAAAAATACAGGAAATTTTTGATGCCGCAGCGGAACTCGACGCAGCGGAGCAGGCGATTTTTCTTCGAGAAAAATGTGCCGGCGATGAGGCGTTATTTCATGAAATTCAATCGCTGCTGGCGGCGGACAGCCAACCGCACAGCTTGATGGAAAGCCAGATCGCCAAACCCGAATTGCCGTTGTCGCCGAAGGAATTTGCCGGCGAAATCATCGGGTCGTACAAATTGGTCAAATTGATCGGGCACGGCGGGATGGGTTCGGTGTATCTGGCGGAGCGCGCCGACGGGCAATTTGAGCAGCAGGTCGCGCTGAAACTTATCCGTCCGGGGCTGAATTCAACAGAAATTTTGCGGCGATTTTGGGAAGAACGGCAGATTTTAGCGCGACTGCAACACCCGAACATCGCGCGGTTGCTCGATGGCGGCGTAACTGAAAACAAGCTGCCTTATTTCACCCTCGAATATGTGGATGGCGAACCCGTTGATACGTATTGCGATCGCCGCAAGTTAACGGTTGACCAGCGGCTGGCGCTGTTTCTGGAAATTTGCGATGCAGTGCAATTTGCCCACCGGAATCTGGTGATTCACCGCGATCTCAAACCCGGCAACATTCTCGTAACCCGCGATGGCAAAGTGAAGTTGCTCGATTTTGGCATCGCGAAAGTGTTCGGCAGCGAAGATGACGGCGAAAGCGGCGCACTCACCCAAACCGGACAGCATGTGCTCACCCCGGAATATGCCTCGCCGGAACAGGTGCGCGGCGAGGCGGTCACGACCGCTAGCGATATTTACGCCCTCGGCATGGTGCTTTACGAGCTGCTCAGCGGTTTTCGCGCATACAAAATTGCCACGCGAAGCATGGCTGAAATGGAGCGGATCATCTGTTCCACCGAACCGGCAAAGCCGAGCACCACTTTTCAGCCACCCGTTGCAAAAGTAACTGATGACCATTTGCCGGACACCCAACAAATCGCAACTGCCCGCAACACCAATCCGGAAAAATTGCGCCGGCGGTTGTCCGGCGATCTGGACAATATCTGCCTTATGGCGCTGCGCAAAGAGCCGGAACGGCGATACGCCTCGGTGGATCAGTTTGCGCAGGATATCCAGCGGCATCTCAACGGTTTGCCGGTCATCGCCCGCCCGGATACGCTGCAATACCGCACCCAAAAATTTGTCCGGCGGCACCGGTTGGGCATTGCATTTATGGCAATTTTATTATTGGTAGCGACAGCGCTCACCGCATTTTACACCGCAAAACTCACCCATCAGCGGGATATCGCTGTTCAGGAAGCCCGTAAATCGGAACAAATTACCCGTTTTCTCACCAATCTTTTTGAAGTTGCCGATCCCGGCGAATCCAAAGGTCGAACCGTAACGGCGAGCGAGCTTTTGCATCGCGGCGCGGCACGAATTGACACCGAGTTGGCGAATCAACCGGCATCGCAGGCTGCTATTCAGCAGGTTATCGGCGAAGTTTATCTCTCGTTGGGGCTTTACAGCGAGGGGCTGGAATTGCTGGAAAAAAGCCTTGCCACCCGCCGGAAATTGCCCGATCAGGAAACACCCGAATTGGCAAAATGTATGATCAGTTTGGCAAGTGCGCTGTTGGAAAATGGCGAATATCCGGAAGCCGAAAAATTATTGGATGAAGCTAAGTTGTTAATTTCAAATAAATTAGGTGATACTCATTATTTAATGGCATTTGTTGTAAATCACCTCGCCAGATCCCGCAATCAACAGGGCGATTTTGCCGGTGCGGAACCGTTGTATCGCCAGGCGCTGCGAATTTGGGAGCAAAACGGGCAGGGCGATTCGCTGGAAGCGTCCATCGTGATGAACAATCTGGGGTTGCTACTCGATGAACGTGGGCAGTATTTGGAATCTGAGGCAATGTATCGCGCAGCAGTTGATATTCAGACGAGGGTTCTGGGTGATTTGCATCCGGAAATTACCACAACCATGTTCAATCTCGGGCAACTCCTCCACAAAACCGGCAAATATGCTGCAGCTGAAGAAATGCTGCTGCAAGTGGTCGAAAATGATCGCAAAATGCTCGGTGAATCGCACCCGTATCTGGCATTCGATTTGAACAGCCTTGCCAGAGTCAGTGAAGTTCAGGGGAATTATGCGGTTGCAGAATCGTTGTATTTGCGGGCGCTGGATATCCGTCGGGAGGCGTTGGGTGCGGAACACCCGGATGTTATTTTTAATTTGAACGTGATCGGCAAAGTGCTCCAGTTGCAGGGAAAATATCACGAAGCGAACAATTACTATCGTCGTGCGTTGCGGGTGGGCAGCCGGTTTCTCGGGGAAGATCATCCCGAAAGGGCACATACATTGCGGCTGCTCTCCGCAAATCTGATGCTGCTGGACAGCCTCGATGCTGCCGAAAAATATCTCGATCAGGTTGAGGCGATTGACCGGAAGGTTCGCGGCACGGAGCATCCGGTTTATGGTGTTGATTTGTATGAGCGGAGCCGGTTGCTGACAATTCGCGGTGATGTTGACAAAGCTGCCGAGTTGATTCAGCGGTCATTGGAAATTTATCGAAAAACTTATGGTCCGGAGCATGTTGCGTTGGCTTCGACGATGTTGCAAATGGGGAAAATAGCGCTGAAACAAGGGAAAGTCCAATTGGCTGATTCCGTTTTTCGGGAATCGCTGCAAATTTACAGCAATAAATTGGGTGCGGAAAATGAGCAAGTCGGTTGGTTGCTGATGGCGCGTGCCCAAACAGCGTTGGCAGCCAACAAGGTTTTTGCAGCGGGTGATTTTATCACCAAAGGGCTGGCAATTTTGCAAAAACGACTGTTGCCGGAACATCCGCGATTACTGCATGCGCAATTGACCAAAGCCTGTTGGCTAATCGCCAGCGGTGATAATCAGTCCGCCGAAATACTCATCCAGCAAACACAAAAAATGTTGGCAAAACAGCTGAGCCCCCGCCACCGGTATGTCCGGGAAGCGGAGGCTCTGGCTGCGGAAGTATCAGTTTTGGCAACGCAGACGGAGTAG
- a CDS encoding DUF1028 domain-containing protein — protein MKKLLFLLMLSVGVSAQTFFSTPFAHTYSIVAVDTVTGEIGAAVQSHWFSVGSIVIWAEAGVGAVATQSFVNPSFGPRGLSLLKSGMTSQQAVNSLLETDDGRDVRQLAIIDARGNAATHTGKGCIPDAGHITRKNYSIQANMMLNNRVWPAMEKAFLDAKGPLAERLVAALEAAQAQGGDIRGKQSAALLVVRGKSTGNIWEDRLVDLRVEDHAEPVQEIKRLLRMHRAYDHMNAGDLAIEQDDEAGALREYGAAMDMFPDNLEMKYWTAVSLVNMNRMSEALPMFKDVFSKDKNWRLLTSRLQPKGLLKVSPQQLREILNQ, from the coding sequence ATGAAAAAGTTATTGTTTTTGTTGATGTTATCCGTTGGCGTTTCCGCGCAGACGTTTTTCAGCACGCCGTTTGCGCACACCTATTCAATTGTTGCGGTGGATACCGTAACCGGGGAAATTGGCGCGGCGGTGCAATCGCACTGGTTTTCGGTTGGCAGCATTGTGATTTGGGCAGAAGCGGGTGTCGGCGCAGTGGCGACGCAGTCGTTTGTCAACCCGTCGTTCGGGCCGCGCGGATTGTCGCTGCTGAAATCGGGGATGACCTCGCAGCAAGCGGTAAACTCGTTGCTGGAAACCGATGACGGGCGCGATGTCCGGCAGCTTGCCATCATCGACGCACGGGGAAATGCGGCAACCCACACCGGCAAAGGCTGTATCCCGGATGCCGGGCATATCACCCGGAAAAATTATTCGATTCAGGCAAATATGATGCTCAATAATCGGGTGTGGCCGGCGATGGAAAAAGCCTTTCTCGACGCAAAAGGTCCGCTGGCGGAACGGCTGGTTGCAGCGTTGGAAGCGGCGCAGGCGCAGGGCGGCGATATTCGTGGCAAACAATCGGCGGCGCTGCTGGTGGTTCGCGGAAAATCGACCGGAAACATTTGGGAAGACCGGCTGGTGGATTTGCGGGTGGAAGATCATGCCGAACCGGTGCAGGAGATCAAACGATTGCTGCGGATGCATCGCGCATACGACCACATGAACGCGGGCGACTTGGCTATCGAACAAGATGATGAAGCCGGTGCGCTGCGCGAATATGGCGCTGCGATGGACATGTTCCCGGATAATCTGGAAATGAAATACTGGACCGCGGTTTCGCTGGTGAATATGAACCGCATGAGCGAGGCGCTGCCGATGTTCAAAGATGTGTTCAGCAAAGACAAAAATTGGCGGCTGCTGACATCGCGGCTGCAGCCGAAAGGCTTGCTGAAAGTTTCGCCGCAGCAGTTGCGGGAAATTTTGAATCAGTAG
- the thpR gene encoding RNA 2',3'-cyclic phosphodiesterase, with protein MQTLRTFIAIHLPEKLIAALGDLIAGMPPETGAVKWVKPESIHITLKFLGDIMESQRPQIESALENACATTAPFALASGQPGAFANWRKPNVFWVGVTGSEPDWAAMLQLQSAIEAQLEAIGFPRENRRFKPHLTIGRVKNPHQTAAIVEHLRTKTFPEIAIPVASVHLMKSELTRQGAIYSVLKSVNLQKT; from the coding sequence ATGCAAACCCTACGCACATTTATCGCGATTCACCTGCCGGAAAAATTAATTGCTGCGCTCGGCGATTTGATCGCCGGAATGCCGCCCGAAACCGGCGCGGTGAAATGGGTGAAACCGGAATCGATTCACATCACCCTCAAATTTTTGGGGGACATCATGGAAAGTCAGCGTCCGCAAATTGAATCAGCGCTGGAAAATGCCTGCGCAACTACAGCGCCGTTTGCGCTCGCCAGCGGACAACCCGGCGCATTTGCCAACTGGCGAAAACCGAACGTTTTTTGGGTGGGCGTAACTGGCAGCGAGCCCGATTGGGCGGCAATGCTGCAGTTGCAATCCGCCATCGAAGCGCAGTTGGAAGCCATCGGTTTTCCCCGCGAAAACCGCCGCTTTAAGCCGCACCTGACCATCGGTCGGGTAAAAAATCCCCATCAAACGGCTGCAATTGTTGAGCATTTACGCACAAAAACATTCCCCGAAATCGCCATTCCGGTCGCATCGGTTCACCTGATGAAAAGCGAACTCACCCGGCAGGGCGCCATTTATTCTGTGCTCAAATCTGTCAATTTGCAAAAAACCTGA